Below is a genomic region from Demequina sp. NBRC 110054.
CTGGTACCTGCCGCGCGGGCTGCAGTGGCTTCCCGAGATGCGGATCGAGGTCGAGCCCCACGTCGATACCGAGTCGCCCGAGCCGGAGCTCGTACCTGCCAGGTGAGCCGCGACGCACGAGCCCTCGATCCGAGGAGCCGCACAAGGGCCCCGGGGAGCGACTCCCCGGGGCCCTCCCGCGTCCGCGTGCGAAGGCAGGGCACAGCACAGCCAGAAGCGTCGGCGCGAGACTTCCACCGATGGTGCGGGGCGGCGTTCATCACGATTTCCTGAGGATCACGGTTGATCTGTCATCCTGTGTCGCATCAGCGCTAAGGTGACGCCGATACCAGGACGGACGCAGCGCCGTCGGGTCAGATTCCGGGGGGAACACCATGACGATCGATCTCACACGCCCGCGCGAGCGCGCCCTCGCGCTCGCCACCGCCGCGACGCTGCTCGGGACGGGCCTCACCGCGGTCACAGCCGCGCCCGCGCACGCCGCGACGCTCGAGGCCTACGACGCGGACTCGTGGGCCGCGGCGGTGCAGGCCGCGATCGACAACGACGGCGCCGACACGATCCTCATCACGGCCGACTTCTCCGCGCCCGGGGACGCCTGGTACACCGAGCACGAGGACCTCACGATCGACGGCCAGGGGCACACGGTCACGTGGGACGGCACGGATGAGGGCGCATTCATCCAGGCGCACGCCTACACGACGCTGGACGCCAACCTCACTCTGCGGGACATCACGATCGATGGTTTCGGCTCGGAGGGCCTGTTCGCGTTCAGCCTGGACGCACGGCAGGCCGTCGTCGTCGAGGACGTCACCGTGCACCAGGCCGACGGCGCGCGGCCGTTCTTCATCTACGCCGACGGCACCGCCACCATCACGGACTCCGAGTTCAGCTACACCGGATCGAGCACGACCGAGGCCGCCGTGATCGAGACCTATCTGAGCGAGGTCGGCGAGGTCACGATCCAGAACTCGACCTTCAGCTACCAGAACGCGACCGACTGGGGCGCGCTCCAACTGCTCGACGTCGACGCCACGGTGACCGGCTCCAGGTTCGACTCGAACAGGTCCGCGGTCGACGGCGGCGCGATCAACGCCGAGGGCGAGGGCAGCCTCATCGTCGAGGACTCCACGTTCGAGGACAACACCGCTGACGAAGCCGGCGGGGCGATCTACTCCGAGGTGCCGCTCACGGTGACCGGCAGCACGTTCACCGGCAGCAGCGCCCTCACCGGCAGCGCGATCGCCGTGGGCGACGCGAGCATGTCCATCACGGTCACTGGCTCGTTCTTCAGCGGCAACACCGACTCGAGCGTCCTGAGCGCCTATGGGCCCGTGGCCATCGACTCCTCCACGTTCGCCGACAACTCCACCGCGGACTCCACGGGCCTGCTCGAGATCGTGTCCGACGACTTCGTCGACCACCTCATCACCAACTCGACGTTCGTCGGCAACGACACCGGCTTCGGCATCGTCGTCGCGTCCTCCGAAGACACGATCTCCCTCCTGCACAACACATTCGCCGACAACACCAGCCCGAACGTGGCCGACGTCCGCGCCTTCGCCCCGGACGTCACGCTCATCGGCAACGTCTTCGCCTCGACGTCCGGCACTGCCAGCTGTCAGATCGACACCAGCGAGGGAGCGATCACGGCGTCCAACTTCGACGTCGACGGCACCTGCACCGACGACTGGTCCGGCACGGGCGACATCGGCGACGGCCTCGATCCGCTGCTTAAGGCCCTCGCCGACAACGGCGGCTACGTGCCCACGATGCTCCCGACGGACGGCAGCCCGCTGATCGACGCCGTCCCGGCGACGTACGACGTCGACGTCGATGCGCGCGGGATCACGCGCCCCCAGGGCCAGGCGAACGACATCGGCGCGGCGGAGGTCGCGGTCCCCACGGCGCGCGAGGAGCTCACCGCATCCATCGAGGCAGCGGTCAAACTCCGCGACGGCTCTCTCTCGCGCTTCCTCACCCCGACGCAGAACCGCTCTCTCAAGAGCGACATCGCCGACGCCAAGGCGCTGCGCGCGAAGGGCACCTCGAAGGCACGCGCCGCCGAGGCGAAGGCCCTGGCTGAGACCGTGTCGAAGCTCAAGGCACGTGCGATCACCAAGCGCACGGCATACCGCGAGCTCACGACCACGATCGAGACTGCCGTGAAGTTCAGGAACAGCGCACTCGCGAAGAACCATCTCTCCACGGCGCAGAAGCACAAGCTCAAGACCGCCGTGGTCGAGGCGAAGGAGACCAACCGCTATGCGGGGGCGTCCACGATCCGAAAGACCGACAGCGATCTCGCGGAACTGGTCACAAAGCTGAAGAAGAAGGCAAAGGCCGCGCGAGACGGCTGAGCCTCCACGCGCCATCCGGCCCCGTGTGCCGCCGGGGGTGCGCGTTCATCATGATTTCCTGAGGATCACGGTTGATCTGTCATCTTGTGTCGCATCAGCGCTAGGGTGACGCCGATACCAGGACGGACGCTTCGCCCGTCGGGTCGAATTCTGGGGGGAACACCATGACGATCGATCTCACACGCCCGCGCGAGCGCGCCCTCGCACTCGCCACCGGCACCGCACTGCTCGCCGCGGGCCTCACCGCGGTCACTGCCTCGCCCGCGCACGCGACGACGCTCGAGGCTTACGACGCGGACTCGTGGGCCGCGGCGGTGCAGGCCGCGATGGACAACGCGGGCGCCGACACCATCGTCATCACGGCCGACTTCTCGGCTCCCGGCGGCGAGTGGTACTACAAGCACCAGGACCTCACCATCGACGGCCAGGGACACACGGTCACGTGGGACGGCACGCGGATGGGGCCGTTCATCGAGGCCCACGCCTACACCACCCTGGACG
It encodes:
- a CDS encoding right-handed parallel beta-helix repeat-containing protein, producing the protein MTIDLTRPRERALALATAATLLGTGLTAVTAAPAHAATLEAYDADSWAAAVQAAIDNDGADTILITADFSAPGDAWYTEHEDLTIDGQGHTVTWDGTDEGAFIQAHAYTTLDANLTLRDITIDGFGSEGLFAFSLDARQAVVVEDVTVHQADGARPFFIYADGTATITDSEFSYTGSSTTEAAVIETYLSEVGEVTIQNSTFSYQNATDWGALQLLDVDATVTGSRFDSNRSAVDGGAINAEGEGSLIVEDSTFEDNTADEAGGAIYSEVPLTVTGSTFTGSSALTGSAIAVGDASMSITVTGSFFSGNTDSSVLSAYGPVAIDSSTFADNSTADSTGLLEIVSDDFVDHLITNSTFVGNDTGFGIVVASSEDTISLLHNTFADNTSPNVADVRAFAPDVTLIGNVFASTSGTASCQIDTSEGAITASNFDVDGTCTDDWSGTGDIGDGLDPLLKALADNGGYVPTMLPTDGSPLIDAVPATYDVDVDARGITRPQGQANDIGAAEVAVPTAREELTASIEAAVKLRDGSLSRFLTPTQNRSLKSDIADAKALRAKGTSKARAAEAKALAETVSKLKARAITKRTAYRELTTTIETAVKFRNSALAKNHLSTAQKHKLKTAVVEAKETNRYAGASTIRKTDSDLAELVTKLKKKAKAARDG